The window TCACTTAGCAGGGCTGGTGCCCGCTTCCGGAAGGTCAGGCCTTCCCGGTGTAACACCACTGTATGAGAAGGTAAACAGAAAAAGCAATAATGTGAGCTAATTATGAACATCTACTTATACATATAAATTTGTATCAATTTAAGCTCTTTCTTCCTGGGAATCATAACTGAAAAATAATAGATATTATTCTTATAAATCAATGATTATCAATAGATTGAATAAATATTTAATCCATTTATTTTATTGATAATTAATCTTTTAACTAAATAATCAGAGAATAGTATCAACTACTGATTCGCATTTATTATTAATATTGTACCTGATTAAATGTAAGGGTTGGCAAAAAGGATTAGAAAATTAATATTTTTGAGCAATTGTTAAAAAAATAAAATATGAAAATACTATTGTTGTTCGTCATATTTTGTGCATATAACGTATCATTTGCACAGGAAATAGAGAAAATCGAAATTCCCAAACCGTCAGGTTATAATAAAAATTTGAAGCTCTCAGAAATTGCTTCGAAAATTGACTATATACCTTTGGAAACAAATGCTAAAGCATTACTTTCGGATCATGCTTCAAGTACCTTAAGTAAAGATTTTATATTTACTGTGCAGGGAGGAGCCTTACTACAATTTCAAAGGAATGGAAAATTTCTCAGGCAAATCAATCTGATTGGGAAAGGACCTGCTGAGTGTTATGTGCGGCATTATACGTTCGATGAAAAAAATCAGGTCATTTATATCTATAACCATTATGTTCATAATATCCTGGTATTTGGTTTTGACGGAAAATATCAAAAAACAATACGCGACCCATTTGATAAAATTGAAGGCGGCCGGGTAGAGTACATGCATTGTGATCAGAAAAACGGAAATAGTATCTTATTTTTTGATAATACCGATGGGAAGATGCAATATAAATATGCAGTCATGGATCGGGAAGGAAAAATTTTACATCACGAACTTAATTACGATCAATATACATTAAAGAAAAGAATATTGGAAAGTAATATCCTTCCTCCGCAGTTTTACACGTATCAGGATAATATTCATTACTGGCACTATTATAACGATACTGTTTTTCGTATCAACGCTGATTACAAATGTGTACCAAAGTATGTTATCCGGATCCCGGACAGGCTGACTCTTGAGGAAGCTATGAAAACCGGCGCTTTTAT of the Bacteroidales bacterium genome contains:
- a CDS encoding 6-bladed beta-propeller; the encoded protein is MKILLLFVIFCAYNVSFAQEIEKIEIPKPSGYNKNLKLSEIASKIDYIPLETNAKALLSDHASSTLSKDFIFTVQGGALLQFQRNGKFLRQINLIGKGPAECYVRHYTFDEKNQVIYIYNHYVHNILVFGFDGKYQKTIRDPFDKIEGGRVEYMHCDQKNGNSILFFDNTDGKMQYKYAVMDREGKILHHELNYDQYTLKKRILESNILPPQFYTYQDNIHYWHYYNDTVFRINADYKCVPKYVIRIPDRLTLEEAMKTGAFITPYSELGNKNTINSIYENNLFLFITYSANIFNRDRIKHYWALYDKQNNKLINDIHPEFINDLDGGLNIRHFYNDGSYMWNMLQPIDLKEKLTASHFAKSKALYPDQQRKLKSLIDRLDVEDNPVLIIITLK